In Streptomyces capitiformicae, one genomic interval encodes:
- a CDS encoding sugar phosphate isomerase/epimerase family protein has protein sequence MSRHSAAQPRVRGFGPLTGIGDEAAPGTDGQLAALRRLGWNAIELRTVDGTALADLSPAAFGTLARRLADEGVTVTAVASRIGNWSRPITGDLGQDLAELDVLAERCATLGCRLVRIMSYPNDGLTETEWADRVLARTAVLADRAERAGLVLVHENCAGWAGDRADRALRLVRAVESPALRLLFDTGNGVPYGYGAPDMLRHLAPYVVHVHIKDAVRTPDGGTAYTLPGEGEAGVVECLELLAAHGYTGALSLEPHLAVRPHEGLARAGEDAAELFVRAGQALAGLLGAGQALAGLLGAGQPVTGPLDGPA, from the coding sequence ATGTCCCGGCACAGCGCCGCCCAACCCCGCGTCCGGGGGTTCGGGCCGCTCACCGGCATCGGCGACGAGGCGGCACCCGGCACCGACGGGCAACTGGCAGCTCTGCGCAGGCTTGGCTGGAACGCCATCGAACTGCGCACGGTCGACGGTACAGCCCTCGCCGACCTCTCCCCGGCCGCTTTCGGCACGCTGGCCCGGCGGCTAGCGGACGAAGGCGTCACCGTGACCGCCGTCGCCTCCCGGATCGGCAACTGGTCGCGTCCCATCACCGGCGACCTCGGCCAGGACCTGGCGGAACTCGACGTCCTGGCCGAGCGCTGCGCCACCCTCGGCTGCCGTCTGGTGCGGATCATGTCGTACCCCAACGACGGTCTGACGGAGACCGAGTGGGCCGACCGCGTCCTGGCCCGCACGGCCGTCCTGGCGGACCGCGCCGAGCGCGCGGGCCTGGTGCTGGTGCACGAGAACTGCGCGGGCTGGGCCGGGGACCGGGCCGATCGCGCGCTACGACTGGTGCGCGCCGTGGAGAGCCCGGCCCTGCGGCTGCTGTTCGACACCGGCAACGGCGTCCCGTACGGCTACGGCGCCCCGGACATGCTCCGCCACCTCGCCCCTTACGTCGTCCACGTCCATATCAAGGACGCCGTGCGCACCCCGGACGGCGGCACCGCCTACACCCTGCCCGGCGAGGGTGAGGCCGGGGTGGTGGAATGCCTGGAGCTGCTGGCCGCCCACGGGTACACCGGAGCACTGTCCCTCGAACCCCATCTCGCGGTTCGCCCCCACGAGGGGCTGGCCCGGGCCGGTGAGGACGCCGCCGAGCTGTTCGTCCGGGCCGGACAGGCGCTCGCCGGGCTGCTGGGCGCCGGACAGGCGCTCGCCGGGCTGCTGGGCGCCGGACAGCCGGTCACAGGTCCGCTGGACGGCCCGGCGTGA
- a CDS encoding Gfo/Idh/MocA family protein, which translates to MLQPLVVGLGRSGSGLHLNTLGRLARRTAATGDPLVALPAVGCDPRAGGLRTLGMPGEVTAVTTLEQALQHVDPATAVVHVCTPPRLRHDLLAELAGHGFRRMIVEKPLAASADELDALIRLRQEAGLDLVAVAHWITSRLADRLRRLVGGGRLGSLRRITVDQHKPRFLRSLATDGHPSALDVEIPHSLALALDLAGPAELRAARCWDLRCEDRSLSLLGGAHVELEHRSGVVTLLRSDLGAPVRQRSVVCEFEGGTATAHFPLSEDDDHAQLVIAPFDSGTAAPSAGVLDADGVPGIGHHVFRDDALIDFLDGAYRGFASGAGGVGNFPLACATARLLCAARERCSVTPRARAGSR; encoded by the coding sequence GTGCTGCAGCCCCTCGTGGTCGGGCTCGGCCGGTCCGGATCAGGACTGCATCTGAACACGCTCGGCCGTCTGGCCCGGCGGACCGCGGCCACGGGAGATCCGCTCGTCGCCCTGCCCGCGGTCGGCTGCGACCCGCGCGCCGGCGGTCTGCGAACCCTGGGCATGCCCGGCGAGGTCACGGCCGTCACCACGCTGGAACAGGCCCTGCAACACGTCGACCCCGCCACCGCGGTGGTCCACGTGTGCACACCGCCCCGGCTGCGCCACGACCTCCTCGCGGAACTGGCCGGACACGGCTTCCGCCGAATGATCGTGGAGAAACCCCTCGCCGCGTCCGCGGACGAACTCGACGCCCTGATCCGGCTGCGTCAGGAGGCCGGCCTCGATCTCGTGGCCGTCGCCCACTGGATCACCTCCCGGCTCGCCGACCGGTTGCGCCGGCTGGTGGGCGGCGGACGACTCGGCTCCCTGCGCCGTATCACCGTCGACCAGCACAAGCCCCGCTTCCTGCGGTCCTTGGCGACCGACGGGCATCCGTCCGCCCTGGACGTGGAGATCCCCCACTCCCTGGCGCTCGCGCTCGATCTGGCCGGGCCGGCCGAACTCCGCGCCGCGCGCTGCTGGGACCTGCGCTGCGAGGACCGGAGCCTGTCCCTCCTGGGCGGCGCGCACGTCGAGTTGGAGCACCGTTCGGGAGTGGTGACGCTGCTTCGTTCCGACCTCGGCGCACCCGTCCGGCAACGCAGCGTCGTCTGTGAGTTCGAGGGCGGGACGGCCACGGCACACTTCCCGCTCAGCGAGGACGACGACCACGCGCAGTTGGTCATCGCCCCCTTCGACAGCGGTACGGCGGCCCCGTCGGCCGGAGTCCTCGACGCGGACGGAGTGCCCGGGATCGGACACCACGTCTTCCGGGACGACGCCCTGATCGACTTCCTGGACGGCGCCTACCGCGGCTTCGCCTCCGGCGCCGGGGGCGTCGGGAACTTCCCGCTCGCCTGCGCGACCGCCCGGCTGCTGTGCGCGGCCCGGGAGCGCTGCTCCGTCACACCGCGCGCCCGCGCCGGGAGCCGCTGA
- a CDS encoding M20/M25/M40 family metallo-hydrolase, with product MSDLFTGRHRKLLLDLLRLPSVNPLEAGPDDPPSRLPEILQRYATAAAEAGFSTVRLASPPAACLDRPGVPSTVRAAARDPRFLADQPSLLLRLGPERSRAHTVMFNVHLDTVAGHTPPAFDGVRFTGRGAVDAKGPAVALLAGLRAAASHPAVGPDVTVLLQAVAGEEGGALGTYGTRPLLEAGHHGRLNVFCEPTGLRALPRATAAMTARITVAGEDAVDDHPDAGHNATVLLGFLAQHLAARLDGAVPGTRVCVAGLHTGRTHNRVHGTGTLLMNLSYRRTADGDRLKTEVTRHVADGLHRFTELFANGREFARTARDAARITRLGWDKQGLPALDDSDPWAEELLARAGARPAAGDPGFTCDAIWAAGLDDAFTTVLGPGCLAANRAHAPGEFVDLADLEEFAGVVRRLVTFFAEAVPAESTQRPP from the coding sequence GTGAGCGACCTGTTCACCGGCCGGCACCGAAAGTTACTGCTGGACCTGCTGCGCCTGCCGAGCGTCAACCCCCTGGAGGCCGGCCCGGACGATCCGCCGTCCCGGCTGCCCGAGATCCTCCAGCGGTACGCGACGGCCGCCGCCGAAGCGGGATTCAGCACCGTCCGCCTCGCCAGTCCGCCCGCCGCCTGCCTGGACCGTCCGGGCGTGCCGTCCACGGTCCGCGCCGCCGCGCGCGATCCGCGCTTCCTCGCGGACCAGCCCAGCCTGCTGCTGCGGCTGGGCCCCGAGCGCTCCCGTGCGCACACCGTGATGTTCAACGTCCATCTGGACACCGTCGCCGGACACACCCCGCCCGCCTTCGACGGCGTGCGGTTCACCGGCCGTGGTGCGGTCGACGCCAAGGGACCCGCCGTGGCCCTGCTCGCCGGGCTGCGGGCCGCCGCGTCCCACCCCGCCGTCGGACCGGACGTCACCGTGCTGCTCCAGGCCGTCGCCGGGGAGGAGGGCGGCGCCCTGGGCACCTACGGCACCCGCCCGCTGCTGGAGGCCGGGCACCACGGCCGTCTCAACGTGTTCTGCGAGCCGACCGGGCTGCGCGCGCTGCCCCGGGCCACCGCCGCGATGACCGCGCGGATCACCGTCGCGGGCGAGGACGCGGTGGACGACCACCCGGACGCCGGACACAACGCCACCGTGCTGCTGGGATTCCTGGCCCAGCACCTCGCCGCCCGCCTGGACGGGGCCGTACCAGGTACGCGGGTGTGCGTCGCCGGACTGCACACCGGCCGTACGCACAACCGCGTCCACGGCACCGGCACGCTGCTGATGAACCTGTCGTACCGCCGCACCGCCGACGGCGACCGCCTGAAGACCGAGGTCACCCGGCACGTCGCCGACGGCCTGCACCGCTTCACCGAACTCTTCGCCAACGGCCGGGAGTTCGCGCGCACAGCACGGGACGCAGCACGGATCACCCGGCTCGGCTGGGACAAACAGGGCCTGCCCGCCCTGGACGACTCCGACCCGTGGGCCGAGGAACTCCTGGCCCGCGCGGGAGCCCGGCCGGCGGCCGGCGACCCCGGCTTCACGTGCGACGCCATCTGGGCGGCCGGCCTGGACGACGCCTTCACCACCGTCCTCGGACCCGGCTGTCTCGCCGCCAACCGCGCCCACGCGCCCGGTGAGTTCGTCGACCTCGCCGACCTGGAGGAGTTCGCCGGCGTGGTTCGCCGGCTCGTCACGTTCTTCGCCGAAG